ccagctgggcacattgattcgcgaatcgtcgggcgatccgatacggcttgtctgcggtttagcaccgtagtaagaactggaagttgaaaggagaagaactGAAACTGATTGCTCCacctttgcttgaaagtagaatatgtgctaatatagactggctagatgataacttaatatggctataATAATAcatgaataaggactcactattagtattgccagggcttatcatattccttggagtcgggaaattattcctgCTAGTCGGATaaatcttgcgagtacattgtgtactcagggtttatttactcctgttgcaggtgatgcttgagaagtaccttgtgtggaggattcttctggtgggctcagacggatcctcgtccctatcgctagatgtatatttttaaattccgttgtttatcattccgtactctaatatttggtattataataatgtactttttaagaaaactCTGATATATGAAATgtacaagtattgtaactcgttctcattattggatccttgggaaaaatgttgatctttcgggttctcccttggggtgtgcccgacggatacctcccgctgtagcttgctttcggggtgcttagtgtctggtggaagatgagcgcctccgtaagtgtgctatttcggatGGCTCTGCCACACGCCGCCGCCTCATCGCAGCCGACCACGACCCGACAGCCAGCCGTCGGGCGTGCAGACCTGCACCGCGCCCCACGCCATGACCGACGCTTCTCGGCAGCGGAAGCTACTTCCACCACTCCGCACGGCACTAGCACAGAGAGTACCGTATCCAGCAAATCTGGCGCCCCATAGAGCCAAGGCCAAGCTCGGCGGCATGACTGCCAGGGCCACCTCGCCCCTGCATGGATCCGGCATTGGGGACACCGGATCCGGCCATCATCACCCTAGATCCGCTGCTCCAGGGCTGCCATTGCCGGTGCCACCAAGGTCAATGTTCTCCCATGGGTGCCGCGCCTGCACGGGGAAGGAAAGAACCCCACTGCCACCTTCCTTGTGCCCGCGCGGGCCTCCCGACGGAGCactccggcggcggcgaggtAGAGTGAAGGAGGGGGCGGGGGTGCGGTGGCGCGAGGTGGTTTCACCCGTGCCGCTTGCTCGGGGCGACGCGGGGGCGTCGAGTCAAGTCGTTCCAAAACCCCATTTGTAGAGAAATATGCAGATGTCacttcatttttatttttatttttattttttgcaaATCCGGTCAGTTTCAAGGTGAAAACCGATTTATTAGAGAATAACGAACTAAGCTCTGGACTGAAAACTTAAATAATCCAGCTGCTCACCATCTCAAATGCATATTAACATACATAtaagagggtgtttggcagggcaCCAAAGAGTAGATTCTTGAGGAGAATCGTCATGGTCAACCAAACGCAAAATTTTAGTCCACCCTCTCTTAAGAATCCAGTGAATCGCTCCTCCATTTTTTGTATACATGCCACAAAGCTGAAAAAACTGTTTCACATAGATTCATGCCATACCTCCACCCCACCATCCTTGTTATAGACTTCCCAGCCGTGGATGGTATTTACCCGCATCTCCTGCTGATATAAAAACCAAACTTCTCGGGGATGGCCCAGAGTTGAATACAGCGCAAGAGCAAATCTCCTACGAAAATCCATTGTCGATGATGCTTGTTGCGACCTCTCTCATGGTGGAACTAAGAATGCAGACCACAATCccttaataaaatagaaaaaagaaaacattAAATTGTAAACCCACATAATAAAAATTAATAATTCTTCAATTCATCAGCATCACTTCGCTGGTGAGTGATGATGATATCCATTGATTAGATTCCGCGCAGATCCCCCGattccctcccctcccctcccctccctctccctccttttTTAACCACCCCACACGGCTCCTCTCTCCCTCCAGCTCCAGACTCCAGAGCTGCCTGAGAGTCCAGTGCCTGAGCCTCGCCACTGGCCCCCTTTCCACTCCAGAACTCCCCCTCCGCTCCCAAAGAAGACGACGAGACCAAGCGCCGCCGTCGCTACCACCGGGAGATCCGTCCGTCCGAGGTGACCATGTCTACGCGGAAGCGTCCCAGGAACAACAACGGCTCCACCTCCACGCCGTCGTCCGCGGggcggagcagcggcggcggctccacgttgtcgtcgtcctcctcgtccgCGATGCGTCGGACGACGAGCCTGTCGGACCTCGCGCCACCGCCGGAGATTCCAGGCAGGCCCCAGACGCGGGCGGCGAGGGGAGATGCGGTGGTGGCGGGGGCGGGGACCGTGTGGGGCGGCGCCGACATGATGAGGAGGCACTCGGGGGACTTCCTCCCCGCCATGGAGACGGCAGCCTTCCTCAAGGCCTGCGGGCTCTGCAAGCGCCGCCTCGGCCCCGGCCGTGACACCTTCATCTACATGTGCGTAAGCCTCTGCTTTCCTTGCTCGGATTTGCATAGGCTCTGCCAATGTTTCTGCTGTTGGTCGAATCTTTCAGCCTGCTGTCTGCTGCTTGTTCTTTCCCTCTCCAAGATTGCTGCAGCGCAACTGCTTTCTGATGATCCTGGCATAGGGGTCTTATTGATCTTGGTGCTTCTTCGACGCAAGATATTTTTGGATGATCTGCCTTTGCCTTGTTTTAGATGGAGAAactatatatagtatatatatgaatatatctCTGGCTCTCTGCTCTCTGTTTCTCTGAAAAAGAACGAGATAAAAaaatttgatctcatttcattgcCCCCTGGCTCTGGGGAATATTCTGCGAGTTCATCGCGTTAGATTCTCTATTTCTTTGCTGTTGCAAATGCTTGGTGATGCATGTGATGATTGATTCTATACTCACTCATGCTCGGTTTGAACGGGGAGAAGTGGACAGAACGAAAATGAAACGAACAAGTTGATTGAGGAGAAAACCATTGCCAGCTGCCCTTTGGGTTGCTGGAGAATCACAGATGCACTTTTGTATTAATAATATCTCTTGTCCATTGCTTTCCTCCTCTTTATATGCGTGAAAGAGAATTCATTTTATGCTGAGATATATAgtagaaaaaaaaagaagcttTTGTTTCCCTTTCCGAGTGGTTCAGCTCCTGAGCAAGTGGCGTTGTTTAGTTGTGTTCATGGGATGTGAATGGGTCTCCAACATAGTTCCTGTCCAACACTCAAGATCTGCCCCCTGTTTTGTCAGCACAAAGATTGTTATTAACTGCTAGTTAGTTAGTTAGCAAAATACAAGTGCCTCTCACCCAGCTCAGACACAAACTTCTTGTGTAACCAACCATCATTTTGGATTAAACTTTCTGTGTTTGCGCAGGGGTGAGGTGGCCTTCTGCAGTCAGGAGTGCAGACAGCAGCAGATGAACCTGGACGAGCTCATGGAAAATAAGTGCTCCACtccggctggcggcggcggcagcggcggcggcagctcaGATCAGTCCGGCAAAAGCAGCACCGTTGCTGCCGCCTAGCATCGATCGTCAGAGGGGGTAATAACGGAGAAAAATTAATTTGGAAGCCCAAATGCATTAGTTTCCATCACCAGCCTACGTATATCCTGTATTTTCTGGAGCCACTGTGTGTATATTGGTGGGAAGGGAAGGATGTAGAGATTACAACTGGGGGCATGCTTAAGTTTTGCAATGCATCTGTGCCTGTGGGGGTGTGTCTTGAGCACAAGGGGCTGTGTTAAATCCTGGTGCAAAGTAGGAGTTAGGATCTGGAccggtttttgttatttttttttctaaaggaAGAACATAAGTTCTCCATATTGTTGTTGCCGAATCCTTCTCTCTTCAATCAAGTTTTTTAATATATTTTCGCGGAAGTTTTTGTTTAGGGAATACTGAGCTTGAAAATAGATTTGCTACCCTATAAGAGCAGTTTGTCTCATTCCAGCACTTCGGCAAATCCCATGGGAAGGTAAGTTGAACAATCTTAAGTAACCATTGATCTTTTCCATTAAACAAATATAGGATTCGGACAGTGACATGTGGGCCGTGCTTAGTTTGTTTGTACTGACCTTGTCTAGGCCACACGTGCTGCCAAATTAAATTAGGTGGCCAGGCCATTCCTTgttggatcaagatcaagatCTGGGCATGAAGCAACCTGTGAGAGAATCTCACAGCTAGATTAACGATTAATCCTGCATTATTCTGGGTTTGTGCCGTGCCCCATCTGGCCTGCTAAATCTGATTGTACTAGTTGGCATTGACAAGAGCCCTGCTGCTAGCGTTGCAGTTTCAGTTCACTGACACACTTGACTTAAAATCTGTGTGGCTCGGCTGGCTGCAGTACTCGCAAGGCAGATAACAAGTTCCGCAAATGTTCCAGATCTGAATCCTTAGgcgattttttttagataatagatACAAAAATCTGACTTCATCTTTTAAATAGAGAAATGAGATCAAGTTCTTACAGAACACATCACAACATCCTTATGGAGTTTACAAAACAAATTTAACTTATAACTCTTATTCTTGAAATAAAAGGCCATCCACAGGATAATCCTAAGGCGGTGGCGACTATACCTGAGAGATGTCATGGCGATCTAGTAATTTCAGACCGTCTCCTGGCTGTATCTTTGGGCGAGAGCAAAGGAGAAGCGACAAGTGGAGAAGCATGGTACAAGCCAACAACATGCGAACTAATTAAttgttttttttcttccaaaaaatATCATTGTCTTGCAAATAATAGAGCTGGAGGAAGTCTACAAGGCTGGAACCAGGTGTAACATATGATGAATCTGGTTTCACCCATCGCACACGGCTTGTGATGGAGCCAGGATTAGGATTAGAATCTATTCCTAGTGTCGTAAGCTCCTGCGCATCCTTACTTTCTTCCTTAGCTTTTTCAGTTTTCATTTTCACTATGGAGAGGGACGTGAACACTTGTCGCCTCAAGAAACCTCACACTCACATCACAGCAAGTGAGCAAGCAACACCCGGGTCCGTCCGTCCGTCTGATTCGCCGAGGATTAGAATCCGCGATATAGACTAGGGAGAAACCAAGTCTGAGAGGAGGAAAACAAAAGAAACAGAATCAGGAGCTGTGCCTGTGCGGAGAAGGAATCAAGGAAGGGAACCGAGAATGGAGTCTGCTGCCGCGCCGTTGTTGCCCACTATGCGGCGGCAGTGCTCCCGCAGCTCCCTCCGTGCCGCGCGCCCGCCCCCGGCCTGCGGAAGGAAAGGAAACGCGCGCGGTGGGGCGGGCGATGGAATCCCGTTCGGCCGGCCGGCTGGCGCCTCGGCGAGGCGGGGACACCGGACAACCCACGGCCGGCGCGAGCGCGACGGACGTGGACGCGCGGCCCAACACCGGACGATGTGGCGGGAAGCGCGGTGACTGCGCGCGAGCCGTGCCtactgcctctgcctctgcctcgtgTGTCTCGTCTCGGGGCGTCCGGGGCTGCGCCGCGCACCCGTGAGCGGCAGCGGCCGGCCGCCCGGTCGCTTTTGGTCGGGCGTGGGTACGGGCCAGTGCAGTGGCGcggcgcgtgccgagcagcagctGGATCACATGGCCTGTCTAGACTCAAGACAGGCGAGCCGAGGCGCGTCTGCACCGTGTCGTGCGTGGCATCTCTCTGCTCTGGGATGAAGTGACCGGCCACAGCCTATCTATAAAAGGGCACAAACAAGTTGACTCGTACATGGTTACAGGGATCCGGTGTACCCGTCCAAAAAATTTTACGCAGtgtccatcacatcgaatcttgcggcacatatatggagtactaaatgtagatgaaaaaaaaactaattacacagttggtcgagaaatcgcgagacgaaacttttgaacctaattagtccataattagacactaattaccaaatacaaacaaaatattatagtgagccaaaatccaaaaatttttagatctaaacggggcctcatTGCATTGCACCACCACAAATCTATCAAAGATGCACATACATTTTCTTTCCCAAAACAATGTCAGATACGCTAGTGTAAAGGCACGCATACTTtataccaatataaacttatctGAGAAATAAATGGGCTAACAGATCTAAGGGGTGTCTGGTTCCCCGCCGACGCAAGCCATTGTTTGGTTCCTGTCAAAACTATGGCTGCCACTACTACCTCAGCACAAAATCATGCCACACCTGTGGCGCCTAACCTTTGGCGCCGCCATTGTTGCCGCGTGGCGACCTACGGCTAGAAACCAAGCAGACCCTAATATCTTGGAGGACATTACCACCTATTCACTAGAAAAAAAATAAGTGAAAATATGAGCACCTCTCTTTGGTCAAAGGCTCGAACCCTCATATATTCCGCTACAAAGAACCCAATTGCTCAGCTTATCAGATGCATGGAGTTGCATCGGGATCTTATTACGAAATCTTGTCTCGCTCGCACACCCCCAAAAGCTAAAATTTTTTGCGTAGTAcccgtcatatcgaatcttacggcatatgcatggagtactaaatgtagacgaaaaaaaaaattaattacacagttgggtgagaaatcatgagacgaaactttcgaacctaattagtccataattagacactaattaccaaatacaaacgaaagtgttacagtaccccaaacccaaaaattttcggatctaaacgaggcctaagttTGGGCACCATTCACGGGCTCTCTTTCGACCCATCTTCTCTCACAAGATATATTGAGAAGTATATATAATGATTCCTTTACACTAATGGAGATGTCGTCACGGATCGATGATGGGACATCTCATTTGAGAATGACGTCTATAATTGACTGAATCACCTGCAAAGCTATTTATAACGGAGTATAGTGCAAACATCAAAACTATTGAGCTACATTCACCGGCGATTTGGTGAAATAAAAAAGCTAGGCTAATAACGAAAGCGGACATTTCACTTATACTATCTAGTTCCTAAATGAATCAATTTTTAGAGGTGTCTTAGATCAAACTTTTTTTTATATTACAccgaatttataaaaaaatatttaggaCAGCGAACGATCatatcatgaaaatatattttacgaTATATCTAATAATCTAATGATTTtcggttaggcttaaaaaaatctaACTTAAAAATAATTTTAGAAATTAGAGGGACTAGTAAAAAAAACTGCTAGTAATGCTAAATGAAAAATGGGCTACTATGAAGACGTCAACATTATGCGTTCCAGGTTAGTCTGCACCGAGCAATTGCTAACCACAGCACTTTTAGTTTTAGAATATCTATACATCCTTTTCCTCGCGCAAAAGTTAATCTAGGGAAACATAAAACGCCACTCGTCTCCTATTTCAGGTGCTCTTATGAAACCCACTACCGCTAGATTTGCCATTTTACAGCACGAATAACACACGAGATCGATGGTGGTGACTATCCCCTGAATGCATTTTTTCGTGGAACCCTGCAAGTTGGTGCACTTTGCAGGTCACCAATATAATGGAGCCAATTTGCTGCTCCCCAAACCCCCCAATAGAATTGCAGGGACAAATTCCCCTTCACGCCACGGGCCCGGCCGGAGACGCCAATCCGGGCTCGAAACGTATGACTGCACTGCATGCACCGTCTCTCCTGCTCCTGATCGATCCGGTCAGTGGCACGACACCCACCACACATCGGACGATGGTTCCATCTCGTCTCGTGCATGAACAGAGACGCAGCAGATGCTACGCCATTAGCCTGCTCGCGGTTCAAGAAAACCCCGATTAGGTTACTGCAACTGGGTAGGGTAGCGGCACTCGCTTTGATGGGGAATCATGCATGGGATTAGCTTAAGCGTGTAGCTTTACTTTGCATCATCGCTGGCATCGGCAGCAGCTCGTGGTGGTGGGCCGGGGTGAGTCTGGTGCTCCGTGGCTTTCGTCAATCCTGAGGACCCTGTCTGTCCCCCGGGGTTCGGCACCTCCTGTCCTGACGGTCGCGGCCCCCTCCCCCTGCCGTGGATGGGGAAGCCATGGCCGTTCCGTTTGGTTTTAAAATTGTTCATGTACACATCGTGATGTGGCAAAGCATGACGACAAATCTCAGGGTACATAGATACAGGTTAATTTGTTTTTAACTCTGGGTGTAAATAAGGGGTCAGAGTCTTAGATCTTTGTGATTGACAGGAGCTGTTACAATTTGCTGGGTAGGAAAGTCGTAGGGGTATTTTAGGGAAAAAGAGAGGGCATAGAAAAAAGTTCTTCGCTCTTTAATATTATTAGGCAGCGTGCTCGTGCTTTGCTACGAGATAACTGAACTTTTgaactaaaaacacacggatcatatgataagataacaataagTGAAATTAAATATCGACTTAAGTGTTATTTAAATAAAAAtaaagtttatgaaattaacacagtcacaaaGAGCGCAGCGTCGTAGGCTCACTAACTCTACCGTATAGGCCTTTCCGTGCGTTACAACAGGAACAAATAATGCCCTGATAATTTGAGCATGAAGATGTTGTATTGTTACAAAAAACGATAATGTGAGCGTGATGTTCGGAATATCAATATTACAAATTGAATTTTGTGCATGGCTAAAATTCTCAGTGATGGTTTGCAATCATCGCAATATGCATTTATAGTATTGTATATTTGTGCATACACACGTACATAAAAATTCATATCATCAT
The nucleotide sequence above comes from Miscanthus floridulus cultivar M001 chromosome 18, ASM1932011v1, whole genome shotgun sequence. Encoded proteins:
- the LOC136521673 gene encoding FCS-Like Zinc finger 6-like; its protein translation is MSTRKRPRNNNGSTSTPSSAGRSSGGGSTLSSSSSSAMRRTTSLSDLAPPPEIPGRPQTRAARGDAVVAGAGTVWGGADMMRRHSGDFLPAMETAAFLKACGLCKRRLGPGRDTFIYMGEVAFCSQECRQQQMNLDELMENKCSTPAGGGGSGGGSSDQSGKSSTVAAA